A window of Chelmon rostratus isolate fCheRos1 chromosome 18, fCheRos1.pri, whole genome shotgun sequence genomic DNA:
TCTgtactttttaatgtttttcacacatgcacactcgaTGAATGCTCATCATCTTTCCTGTTGTTTGAATGTGCAGAAAGTTTCAGAATGCAGCTTTATGTGTCTGCTAGTGCTGTGATAAAATCAACATGCAGTTATTtaataacatgttttaaattatttattttctcttcttagCCAGAGCAGAACTTATTATTCTGGGAttactcttttttcttttttttcttttgaaccACCAGCAGCTGGGCTCCACAGGCTGCATTTCATCACTGTATGATGagccacacacgcacagaacGGTCCATATGTTTGAGGCCACTTCTAATGGCAGGTGGTGCCCTGAAAAACTCAATATTTCATGATTTGCTCTCTCTAACATCCCCTGCAGTCAAAGCTTCTGCGCTCAGAGGAACGTCAATTCAATGTGCCCTCACTCCTTTAATTAGCTGTCAATTAGTGCAAATGAATCAACTCTTCGCCTAATTAAGCAATTCCACCAGGCAGCTCCCATATACAGGCCATTGTGTGAGCAGCATGAGAAAACCACAGCTAGCAAACCCGTTTTGGATCAGGAGTGCAACATAACgatcacactgacacactgtgttccgggagctctgtgtgtgtgtgtgtgtgtgtgtgtgtgtgtgtgtgtgtgtgtgtgtgtgtgtgtgtgtgcagagtgtcAGGGAGGGTGAAATCACACACTTTATGCTACACTGATCAGGCAAtgaaaaattattattttgttattttaggCATCTTGAGCACCATGTTAGCTTTTATGTGCAAAATCCCACTGTCAAATTAACAAAGccttgcatgcacacaaagaaaaacacactctgaGTTGTGCACTTGGCTCTCCAGTCAGGCCTTTAAATGTTTCTAATCTTCTAATCCCCTAAATATCTCTGAGTGTCATGTCTGATGCAGcttgtcttttattgtgaagactCAGTTTTACCAAGTCAACAAGAAATGGCTGCTGCCATCCCGGATGATTTCAAAAAAATTCTGTCAACACATAGATGTCACTGTTGGTGATACATTTTAAGGTGAGAGCATCTGCACTCCTGTCTGTTTGATTTCCAAGTAACTCTttcagatgagatgagataagataaaacttcacTGATCCCTCACCGGGGAAATTAAGTtcttacagacagcaagaataagaATGAGAGGTAAAAGAAGAACAAATCAACAATAAAAAGGATACAAACTTAAatcaatctctctctctatctctctcactcactcactcactcactcacacacacacacacacacacacacacacacaaagagtataaaaataatattgcctcatgaaggatggctcagtttcgCAATGGTAAATTTTGAGTTGCACATGTACACAATGAAATTTAGTGTTTTGTATTATTGcatggtaaaaaaaacacactacaaAATATACAGCACAGTAAAAAATTACATAATATTGCACAAGACAGTTGAacagatgtaatggatatttgcaaatgttaacatAATTGATCAATAATTGCAAATCAAGTGTAATTTACCAGCATGTTTTTCTCCCAGTGACACAAACGATCAAAAACTTCTCTAAAAGCTAAAAGCAAAAAGCTCAGGGGTCACTTTGCAGTTTGTTATGAAATGCCAAACCTCCCTTAGTCCGCCAACTTTTTGATTCATGTCATAGATTTGCTTTTGACCCTGAACAGAGTTTTCATACCTTTTGATTCCACCCTCCTATTTTTTCATGAGCTCCCTGGGATTAATACCCTGTGTTTTCCTCAGTCTTTCTTCCCACTCCCGCTCCCCTCAGCCTCCAGACAATGTTTTGTCATGCAGTCCACATACTTAATTTACAGTCAGAGCGGAGATGTAATCTCTCCAAACATCTGTTCACTTCTGACTCTTAGCTGCTcttaaaagtgattttttttttgttgactgaaTAAAATATTGGCATCACCTTTGATTTAAGTGAGGACATCATCAGCATATTGTTTGATTACAAATGAGTTTGGATTTCTCAATTGATATGCAGGCATGTACAGGATGCATGcatctatgtatgtgtgtaatttattttcagtattaGTATTATCATTTGGTAAACTATCAGTATAATTTGGAGGAGATATGAATGAATTCAGAGGACAACATTTTGCCTTTATACACTCATTTTCCGAGGTTGCTTTATCACTGACAAATCACTCAGAGCCACAAAATCCAATTTTCACTCAAAATCTATGGCCTCCAGTTTAAGATGGCTGTGCAGAGGAAATACGTAGGCTATGAAAGATGAGCATGTTGAGGCTTTGAGGTTATTTTACAATTAACATCTGTATTTTTTATCTAATTAGTAGATCTCATAATTCTGTGAGTGAGCTTCCCAGGAAAAAAATAGGAAGTTATAGACCCATATCATAAAAAGACTGTTTTATTCACCATTATCCAGGTCTGAAAGCAGGTTAAGTTTGACTCCTAATTCATAAACAGGTCTGTCAGAAGCAGAGATACATTAGTGAAGGTCACAGACTGTTAACTGTTTTCAGTCATCTGAAAAGTGTGTTGAGTGATGTTTTGAATGCTATGATGCTCCATGAatttagaagaagaagatttaAATTTAGCGGGAGTTTTGGGTCCAAAGCTACATTTTAAAGCCCTCTTTTCATAATACTTCTGAATTCGTCGCTTTTGTTTTTAGGTgctttgtatttattaaaaacTGACTTTGCTTTTAATTTAGTGGTTAGGCTGCTGCGCTAATGTGCTGCtggaaaatgtctttgtttgtgtgctgtgttacTGCTGTCGCCTGTGTTGTTATTTGTCATCGTGCATGGATGACCGAACTAGTTTCCCCTCTGGTAATAAAGAAAGGTATCCCAAAAATAATCTAATTTAAATGTACTGAGTCTAAAAATACGGGAATTAGCCTGAGGAATGAATATGTTGGACATGTAAATCCCCTTGAGGTTGTTATATTCCCACATTGTGAACATATTCACAATGTGAGGATGCTTTGTGTCACGAAGAAGCAAACTCATTTTCAGGCATGTGAGCAGTTCAGCCATGttgcctccctcccttcctccctccttccagTATAGCCACTCTGGACCATTACAGTCTGTAATTGTTATTTAATGGATTAAACATTCATCCTTCCTGTGCAAACCCCAAGAGGGCTGGATGACAGCCTCACCATGTTCACACAGCTAAACATCCCCCAtcccacactgacacacactcgcacacattcacacacccgTCGACGCTCATTTGACGGCAGTGTTTGTGCTTAAAATTCAATTACCCACTTATTGATAGCTCTCTAGGGTGCTAAAGAAGTTGACACGGTGCTGGTGGAGGTGTGGATGATTTCCCAGGAGGCCGCAGTCTCCTCTGCACATCTCCAGCTGGATCTATTTCATGGGTTTACTCATCAGCAGCAGACGCAGATGGAGCACAAGCAGCCGTCATACACCTGCACACACCAGCGCACGCAAACCCGGACAGACAGGGgggcatcacacacacacagacacacacacacacacaaacacacacaaataacacgTAATTTATTATTGTGTATGCTAATAGTATAATACTAACAAGACATGACGAGCGTCATCAGACAGTCAAGAAAATTGCACTTGgaatgataataaaatgaaataaactatCACCAAGACAAGTTGACCACTCAAGCCAAGATAAagtttatgagaaaaaaaaaaaccctccactTCTGACCATACAGCATGTCAAGGTCTCTGTATCAATGGATCTATCAATTATTTGATTTAGTCTATGGCATATCAGAAAACAATGATGGCcatcacaaaaccaaaacagtccaaagatattatatatgaaatgaaatggacaTTTGAAATTTGGCCTTTTTTGCATGATAAATGACTCTAGTGATTGATCAATTGATCATAATTGTTGCGGatcagttttcttgctttttaacTCATTAACTGATTGACTGATTTTAGCTCCACTGAATTTAAACTGCTATAAAAGAATATATTCATTAGGTGGTGTTTTTGCTGCAAAAGGTAATTCCATGTCTAAATTTTACCCCCATTAGATTAGGAACATGTTATTTCCTGTGCTTGGGTCATTTTTGCCAGATCAGAAATTAAACTTTTGCAATAAAATCAAACTAGACAAAATATTAAAGAGAATAAACCGATTTCTGCAACTTGAATTTTACTGACTCTTATTTAGTGAAAATCCACTTGACATTAattatgaatttgttttttctggttATTATGATCCAAAATTGATTATTctgtcctgttctgttctgataaTGAGCCATTCAACTCTCTCCGTAACTGTGCCTGTTTTCATTGCTTTAGGTGTAACAAATCAGCCCTTTATGCTCTAACTCTGCACTAAAAGCCACAGGTAGTGCCCCACAGGTTAGCCACGCGTCTTTAAGGTCCCCTGAGGCCTCCAGGGGCCCCGCAGGAACGCTCGGCTTGCCGCTGGTCTCGTTCCCCGCTAATTACAGTGCTCATCTCTGCTGTCCCTCAGGACGCCGGCACTCTGATGACAACACGCTGCATCGCGGGGCGGCAACAGCTGGGGCTGCCGGCTGCACGCCAATACCCAAGTGGGGGTAGAAGGAAtaatgatggtgtgtgtgtgtttgggagaggTGGCAGCATGATGCATGCATTCACACCATGCAGGGATCATTTTTTAGCTATTTTGCAGACGACTCCCCAACTCTGATCTAGTAATTGCCACTCAGCTGTGTCTAATCTGTTGAATTAGTTTTCTGCTTTGACTGAGTACCTGTAAACCACAACGCAACAACATGTTGTCTGAGGTCACATATACAACACCATATAATCCAACATGAgttttgatttgaaaataaagatgaatctTGTTGTCCTTTGAAGCGACAGGGTCAGACTACATCTTACATGTCCCTAAGGATGACACTCGATCGAtctacacatactgtactccTCTCCGTGTGATTGCACTAGCTGGTCATTAGCAGGGCGCTGGCCTTTAATGGCCTGCACACTGCTGTCGGCCGTAAATCTCCAATCTCCACCCAGGTTTGCTCCCCTGTCTCATCAAAGGGCTGTGAAGAATGTAGTCAGTGTGATGAAAAAGAGAATGAGATTTATctgctccctccacctcctcctcctctacgCACCAAGACAAGCGCGTGGgcacagaaaaatgacaagtgGGACCTCGCCAAGACACGCCTGTAAATATGATGATGCCGCTGGATGCATTTGAGATGCTCGTGAGCCTGCTGGCAAAAGACAGTCACATCAGTGTCTTCCTGTCTCATCTAAATGTGGTTCTTGTGAGTGAAGCGCAGACTCGAGAGCAAAATCTCAAAGGCAGAGCAAGAAAGGATAAAAGTGAGGTTTATTTTGTGTTCAGGGCCAGAAGTCAGTGACAGGCAGGCAGCTGGTGAAGGAACAGGGCAGACGGGCAGAACAGGAACATATGGCTgtagcacaaacacatgaagctGCGCTGACAATCAGGCAGTTAACTcgtgtttttgtgcaggtgtaTGTTCTGTTCATTGAGGGGCAGGTGAGGATTATGCCACTGGGGAACAGTGGAAACAGACTGAGAACTGCTATCAGCAGGGACTGTAATGACAGGACATGTTAGAAATAAACAAGTCACAAGCACAAGGATGTGAATGATGCTCTCTGTAGTTCTGTTATGACAGGAGCATTTTGTAAAGCTACCAACACAGGCATGGATGTTAGTCATGGGCACAGCTAAAAAATGtactctgaaactgaaaaaaagtttaaaaattgTTAAAATGGTGACTTTTATCATTTAAACGCAACAACATAAATCTGCAACACAGTTTAGGCTTTTTCTTGATCATTGATCAGAAACCAGATAGCCCAtctcctgtttttgttcctcTACTATGTGCATATAGgttattttctaaatatttccatctatttattttaataaatatacTAAAAATTTTAGATGAAAACAAGACAATCATTGGACAGCACTGTCCTttagatgaaaacattttagatgAAAACAAGACAATCATTGGACAGCACCTCCAGGTGTTGTCCAATGAGGTGTTTCTCTGCTAGAGGCAGAATCCTGAAAAAATAAGTCAATTTAATGTCTGATatgacattcagacagacaTGCGTGATATTACTCAGTCAGGCTGACACCGAAAATCCACTCTCTCTGAACATCTCTGACATCTTTCATGGTCAGATGAATCATtatgattttcatgttttttaggGAAACTGAGATCAGACATGTCTGGCTGTTTGCAGCTCTTTTCAGACGGGCTAATTGTCAGAAAATGTTGTTTGGCAGTTGGATGATGTCATGGTCCGACCAGCGCAGTGGAGAGCGAAGACATGTTGCTGCGTCCCATTCATGCTGACCTTTTTGTATGCAGTTCCAGGTCAAGAAATTTAGGTCAGAGAACAATGCACTCTCTCTGTTAGACCATAGCCGGGTGCCAAAACACTTCTCATGCTCCCCACTGACCCTCATCCCAAGCCTTCACATCTAACCACTCAACACAACATTATACTTGGCAGACGCACCAAAACTCCCAGTGGATATTTAGTTAGGACTGTTTCATACCTTTAAATGAAGCAGGGAGGGGAGTCACCTTGTGGTTAGATATTACAATTACACTAGATCCATCTatctatgtatttatgtatgtatgtatccaTCTATCCGTGGACTTTGAGGTCATATCCTTGTCCTTCTTGTGTGAATTTGGGGGGTTTCAGGAGCCGGGCAGGAGAGTTACATTCtatgaattaaaaatgcatgatgAAGATTTTATACGCTGGTTCCAGTATCTCTAACAAGTTATATAATTTTCCAATTTTTAGGTCAATAAATAAGCAGATGAAGGATTCTGTATATTTCCCAGCATTTCTTTCCTGGCAAAGTAAAGACAGCTTAGAAACATTGTTCATCAAAACCATTGTGTTGGTAAAtaacatttacagaaaatgtaacTGTACAGttaactgaatgaatgaaatcataaaaacacccagttaagggttttttttaaaacgtAGGTtctaactttttaaaatgatgaacagcTAAATGATACATGAGCCCTTAATTTGAAAGATAAACAAATCAGCTCACCAGATCAAATTATACaataactgcagctgcagttttatttccCGCCGCTAGAATCCGCTGCTGCGCGCACTCACCGATTACGTCACGTTAGTCCATGTTAAAAGCCCTGTGAGCTCGTTTCTCTGCTGCCGGGTGCGGTGGCGCGCGCCTGTAATCCAAGCTACTGGGAGGCTGAGGCTGGCGGATCGTTTGAGCTCAGGAGCTCTGAGCTGCAGCGGACTATGCCGATCGGGTGTCCGCACTAAGTTCGGTATCGATATGGTGCTCCTGGGGGAGCTCGGGACCACCAGGTCGTCTAAGGAGGGGTGCACCGGCCCAGGTCGGAAACGGAGCAGGTCAAAGCCCCCGTGCCGCTCAGTAGTGGGATCGCGCCTGTGAATAGACGCTGTAGCGCAGCCTGAGTAATACAGCGGGACCCAGTCTTTTTAGACCACCAACAGACTACTGTAACTACACACACCGAAACATTACATGTTTacaccacacagcagcttctTCGCTGCTTCTTTATCTTCTTATTCCTGTGAAAAACCTTCAGAAACCCACTGCTCTGCTGGTTCTACAGCGCCTCCATCTGGAGCACACCTGTAACTACACCCGCCTCTCTGAATACTTCTCACGACGTCCTGCAGGTGGAGGCAAACTAAAACTACACACATTAAACAGCTTCCTGGCGAGtaactcataaacacacatttccgTTCAGCtttatcagtgtttctgtgacCATAGTTTCGTTCTAGTGAAAGTGAAGCGACTGTTTgaaagaagcaaacacagaaacacagaaggtCTCCACAAGTTACAATCCACGCTTTTAGGTTCATTGATCCAACAAACATCTGCAGGGCTGTAATGCTGTTCAACCAGAGTTTAACATTTCTTGTCTGTGTGATTATGGTGTCAAACAGTTTATCTGATGTTTACatgttaacataaaaaaatCCATCTAATATGACACATTTCTCAGCCATGAAGCCTCCAGTTGTGGATAATGGGGGTTTCGTTCATCCTGTGGGATGAAGTGATAACTTCCTTTATCATGTATTGAACCATTAGTTTATTCTGCCTTCAGATTGTGTCAATGATGCTgtgacacatttcacatgaagtGATTCTTCCGAAAACTGCCTTAACATTGACTGGTTCTGATTTTTCTACCccacttcaaaataaataataataattattcgatttataatattataattaaatattgatgtttaatttcatttcttttaacattttgcaAAACATTTGTGAAGAATTGCTGTACGGAACTAAAAAATGTTTGCCCTCACAACTGTATTGCTTAAGTACAGCATCAACCTCAccaaaagagagacaaatgaCTTGCGGAGCATCAAGcgttttatttaatttatttgttaattCCACTGGTTACAGTTCATGGTCTTCTGGGTGGTAAAGTTCGCTCATCAGTCGGTAGATGTATGACGGTGCATGTCCTCCGATGTTAGAGATGAACAGCGTGATGAGCTCAGGTGGGACATAGTCAAACACCGGACAGTGCACGTTCACCTTTGAGAGAATCTCACCTAAAATACAAATTGTAAACTGTGAACTCCTCAGAAAACGAACTTATTATTCTCAAAAGTggaacatttattttacaggctaaaatgttttgttgtttaaagaaAGCTGACAAGCATTTAGTTGGGATGTCTGAGTTACCTTCAGTGAAAGGAAGAACCTCATGTGGGGAGACAAACTTATGGAAGGTATCCTCTTCATTTGGGAACTAGGACACAAATCATTTCATGATCACGTCTTGTcagcagaaataacagaaaTTTGGCAGGCTAGGGAGTTTTCTTACCTGAGGCGAGAGCTTGAACATGGGAGCACAAACAATCAGAGGTGTTGAGTGGTGCTTGGCTGCGAGGGCTAAAGTGTGTGTCCCATTGACAGCCCTCAGCCCTCCGTTTGCCAGAACTGTCTGCGTACCGATGATGACCTGGAGGGAGAGATCACCACGCAGGTTAACCCACATGCTCTGACATGACGGTTTCAAAGTGCTCTGTGGTGTGAAATACCTTATTAACACGAGACATGACTGCAAATATGGCAGCGTCTGCGATCACGGTTGTTTCGATGCCAGCTTTTGAGAGACTGGTTGCCATCTCGTGTCCCTGGTGGGAGGTGAACAAAgatgatgaaaactgaaaacagtcgTTTATCTCAGTAACACCACGTTTTCCTACaacgattccaaaaaagttgggacactgtgtcaaacataacaaaaaccGAATGTGATAAGTTGCTGAtcctgtttgacatatactcaatagaaaacagtacaaagacaaaatactAAATGTTTTACCTCACCAGCTTCATTGATATTTGTAAATACCTGCtaattctgagtttgatgcaggtgggacaggagcaacaaaagactgggaaagttgtggaacattccaaaaacacctgtttggatcattccacaggtaaaaaggttgattggtaacaggtgagagcatcatgattgggtatgaaaggagcatcctggaaaggctcagtcgttcacaagcgaggatggagcgagattCAACACtctgtgagcacatgattgtataaaggatgttactacatgagctcaggaacacttcgttAAGCCGTTGTCAGTTCATTCATCACAGTTCaattgcaaatgattgcattctgtttttattcagattttacacagagtcccgacctttttggaatcagggttgtgcatgaacacacaatTTCTCGCATTTTTGATGTGTTTCAGCTACCTGGCAGAAGGGGGCGCACTCCGCCACGATGACATGGAATTTGCGTTTGCGTGCAGCGTCTTTGAGGAAGGCCTCCACGGTGCGAGAGCGGCCAATAGTCATGATGACCTCATTGGAGTGAATGTGCTCCAGCGCCTGCATCGCAATGTTGTCGGTTGTTCCCTCTGAAAGGGAAAATTGTGACGGggtaaaaaaaagtcaatattttAATCTCACAGAATAAACATAGACTTCGATGAATATCTAGTGCCAGCTAATGGATAAATGACCTGctcatcaaaaagaaaaatgtaccCAGCTCTGTCAGCAACTCATTAATGGCCTCGATGACGTTGGCTTTGAGGGCGACAAAATGCTGTCTGAAGTTCTCCTCGCTGAGTCCTCCGGAGGTCAGCAGCTTGTGGAGAGATTCCTGCTGGTCTGTCTCTTCACTGCTACCTCGAGATCTgtggaaaacatcacagcaaacCAGCTCACAGAAAGAAGAATATGTGCAAAGCCAGGAGATTTCTgcagaatattcattttcataattAAACATGTGTAATTTTCAAGgcagaagagaagcagaggggCATTCACCCTGCAGATCTAGTTCTCAAACAAGACAAGAAGCCGACTACAGCAAATACACATATACAGCACAGACatgacagagaaacaacaagGGGATGAGAAGAGTTTAAAAAAGCTTCACAAAAGAAAGTTACTGACGTTTAGATCGGTTCAAGGAATACTCTAGGAGCCAAAACACATGTTTCAAATAATAGTAAAACCCagaatcaatcaaatcaaatcataaacataaaaaaaagaataatggaCACTGctttgattaaataaataaatagccaCTGTTTCCGGTAAGGCTATATGGTAATAGACTGTAGGACTTTCCTGTACAGGTGCCTCCTATGTGCAATAAACCCAGATAAGCATTCATAATATTCATGGTCCATGTGCTCACTGAACTCAATCTATAACCCCTCCAGCACACTGGTATTAAAATGGGATTTGTATCCAGGTAGGTTATCTGGATAATAAACGATCTGACCTTGCCTTCGTGTTACACctggtgtttttaatgcattccCATTGTCCTCATGGAGGTCAGATCTTTGTCCTCAGAGGCAAAACCTTCCTGTAAGTAATTTGAGTTGGCGGAAcatcagccccagactcccttaaaaaattGTGGAGTTTTGTGAGTAAGGGGAAACTTGATGAACTTTGTGAAAGGCTGTCTTAATTATTTGTTCCATCTTTTGAAATTTGTCTAATGTACTACATTAATTTATTCCTGTCTTTGTATGTCTTTGTACAAGCATGTAGCCTACTCTGTGACAAGATCAATTATATGCCtggttaacagcagatcagctgcacaggtgAGTACAATGTGTCACACAGACAGTTATTTCTTGGTGCATATCATTTATTTCCCACCTATGTTGCTTTAATTTTCCACACAGTTCTGTTAAATAATGAATCTTTTGGCACTTTCATGGCACAGAACAGACATGTGATCAGTAGTTAGGGGTGCGTCTCTTTCAGCTTTCGGGCTTGCACGTTCTATACATTTGATCAACAACCTATACTTTGTGTTCACTAAAAACAAATACCTGTATGTTGTGTAGGCTACAGATG
This region includes:
- the eif2b2 gene encoding translation initiation factor eIF-2B subunit beta, which encodes MPGPDKETDLTERIEAFLSDLKRGGSGTGPLRGSAETARETTALLRRITAQARWSSAGDLMEIIRKEGRRMTAAQPSETTVGNMIRRVLKIIREEYARSRGSSEETDQQESLHKLLTSGGLSEENFRQHFVALKANVIEAINELLTELEGTTDNIAMQALEHIHSNEVIMTIGRSRTVEAFLKDAARKRKFHVIVAECAPFCQGHEMATSLSKAGIETTVIADAAIFAVMSRVNKVIIGTQTVLANGGLRAVNGTHTLALAAKHHSTPLIVCAPMFKLSPQFPNEEDTFHKFVSPHEVLPFTEGEILSKVNVHCPVFDYVPPELITLFISNIGGHAPSYIYRLMSELYHPEDHEL